Genomic segment of Chelmon rostratus isolate fCheRos1 chromosome 2, fCheRos1.pri, whole genome shotgun sequence:
AGTTTGACAGTCACTCAATGGAACTCACGATACGCTAAATATGCCAGGTCCTTGAatatataaacatttatttcGGCTTGTTTTCATATCAAAGGAAGGCTGAGTCTCGCAGGCCTCGCTGTCCCACAACGACATGGGACTGAGCCTGTTTTCATGTCGGTTTTATTTACGCCACAAAATGATTTTTCTGATGTGTGCGAAAACCCGAGTAGCACCCACAGtgaaaacttttttcttttttttttacaaagtcGACTTTCTGTACAATTCCTTAATTGTTTCGACCCGCCCATTGCGGAAATGACAGTTAGCGCGGAGATGAATCATTACAGAACCATAACAGTGTACTATGGTCAGGGTTATGGAAACGGACTATTTAGAGTATAAACAAATAGATTTATCAGATATTTTAGCGTGTATTGGTTGATTGGACTGACCAGTCTGATTTGATTGTTGGAAACTAAAATCATCATTTATAAGTACTGATGTTTTTGTAGTCTGTCCTTTGAAATCAAATTTTGTATTCTCTACAATCTCAAACAAGTGTTTGCAAAAACATGTCTACATCACTGTTGTGACTGTAACAATTTGATCATTATGGAGATTAACACAGCAGGAAATGCGGTGGCATTGTCTGATATACGTACACAGTTTACCCTGTTGACATTGCATTGGCTTTACACCATGCATTTCAGcctctgtgtgaaaatgtatataaaatatacaaagaaTCACAGTAACACTGCTGTAACCCCTGCCCTCCATCCTgttgcatgcatgcataaacTTAACTAAAACTGCATATAACGTATCGTAAAAGCCATAATTTGTACACGTACATCATAGATAATGCACACTATTTAAGAAGATCTCACCCTGCAGTcccctgttttgttttcattcagtatTATTTTATTACGCAATGTTTTTCAACACAGTATTGTGTgttgcttttcagttttttacaCAATAAATACCATACTTCTAACAAAAGACCAAAGTAAATGTGCAGTTGctatgaaaaacaaatcagtttcTTAACAAAGCTAATTTCATCTTGTGAGACTGATTAAGTGTagtattcacatttttaatgaggTCACCTAGTGTCCATAGATTGGATACAACCTTTACCATAGTGATGGATTATTAGTTTCTAATGATTTAACTATGTCATAGCTTTCAAAAGCATGTTTTCCTAGATTCCAGATACCAGTAATGAAAGTGAAATCCAGATCTCATGAACATGTTCGCTATACAGGTGACTGAGGCAGATTGTTGAACTTGTTGGATAGTAATACAAATGGAATAAATATGTCTTTCTCCTCAGGAAATCGAGAGAAGGCTTGAGgctaaactgaaaataaatcaggAGGCAAAGTAAGCAAAGAGAAAAGTTATCAAAACAGTTTAATGCATGGTAAGAATGCAGTTTTTTTCAGTAACTTCTCCTCTCACACATATTTACTGGCACAGGAAATCCAACTTGGGTTCGGGTGGCTCACCTATTCGCACTGCTATTGTAATCCAGGATGACTCTCTGCCTGCAGCACCCCCACCGCAAATTCGAATTTTGAAACGTCCTTCAAATAACGGCACCACAGGAAACCCTGCATCCTCGTCTCGTCcctctcagcagatgaagtcTTTGGCCCAGAGGGAGGCAGAGTATGCAGAAGCACGCAGAAGGATTTTGGGTAGTGCTTCTTCAGATGATACTCCTCAGGACAATCCATGCCAAGACAGGtaagacattaaaaacagtaGTCGTAAAACTGAGAGCAAAATACctggaagtggaaaaaaagctgttatgtaatttattcttatttctCCTCATATCATTAGACCAGCTCGTATGAACGCGCAGCAACCATCGGAACCAGTTCGTCCAAACAATCATGTGATCCGCCAGCCCACAGGCCCAGATGGCACCTCAGGCTTCAGACTCTGCAGATAAACAGAAGCTGCCTGCTGCAAGGAATCCGCTGTCTCCCTGAGAGGGCATGAAGGGTGGCAGTTAAAGGGGTTGTGAGTGGTGGTGGGATGACAAATTACTGGACAGACAATAGAAATATGAAGACGTAGCATGGATTGAAATGaactcctccaccctctctttACTCTGCTTACTGGCATGGTCTTTGCCTTTCACCTTGTCTTTTCCTTCTGTGGAACATGGCAAGGGGCTGGCAGAGATCAGCCAAAGATCTGAGACCCCTTCTGTTCCACACTGTGAACAGGCTTTGGCCTCACATCCCTACACACTGTGATACTCTGATGTACCATGAGGTGCCCTATGATTTTAAGTATGATTGGCAGGCCGAGCGCAAGGGCATCAGGTGTCTGTCTCTTCAGGGAGTATAAGGAGAAATCGTGAATCTGTGGGAATTCCCCCGGAGATGTGCAAACGAACAAGATGGCCTTTCCACGGACGGAGCGTGGATTAAGGCTGGGTGTCCACCGGGAAGCTGGCCTCAGTTTGTCGGGAGTCAGCAGAAATTAAGTGCTTCATAGTGTTCAGAGTTTACTATGTGTTCAGCAGCTTGAGTGCAAGGTGATAGGAACACTGATCCAAACCTTTGAGTAAAAGTGCACTAAAGTGCATTTTAATATTGTAGTTACATAGCAATGGCAGAGGCCCAGACCAGCACTTTCCACAGTCCACAGGCCTCTGTTTGGCACTGG
This window contains:
- the LOC121615404 gene encoding SUZ domain-containing protein 1-like, with the translated sequence MEDEEVAESWEEAADSGEIERRLEAKLKINQEAKKSNLGSGGSPIRTAIVIQDDSLPAAPPPQIRILKRPSNNGTTGNPASSSRPSQQMKSLAQREAEYAEARRRILGSASSDDTPQDNPCQDRPARMNAQQPSEPVRPNNHVIRQPTGPDGTSGFRLCR